One part of the Mariniblastus fucicola genome encodes these proteins:
- a CDS encoding serine/threonine-protein kinase, whose product MKFSYPSGAKPLQGYTIKRGIGIGGFGEVYFALNDAGKEVALKKIQRNLDIELRGVRQCLNIRHVNLIALWDIQTSNSKESWVVMEYVPGPSLRDILDDHPRGIPESMMKLWFTSIASGVAYLHHRGIVHRDLKPANVFRDDDAHVIKIGDYGLSKFISCNRQSGQTGTVGTVHYMAPEISKGIYGKEIDIYALGIILYELLTGDVPFNGETSQEIMYKHLLEEVHFDQCPAIYRDVLEGCLTKKPETRFSNVAELMAAMPWPEFQGKDAKILSLHSVGVFPRPENVATSKSPSASDAVSPQQGARIEPILISNQNEVAHTPEIVFGALSDYAPTEEVVMRDKDKLRQLRKTTPPRDSQPDDGMAAALDPPAGKKKLARRTTVVGMEPVALMGSEEVVSALDEMLSGASPIVHEAKPKGKLLRLSQRKRILAKKVARKCHTMNDRFSSHVFATPIRIGLLAIAAWMIVSWPHWLPWLVVVFALAWVSWMLMRTWAGKSEIERQEKRVRKTGIHPAAIRNWIEQLPVTDRFTEWLGSVLVGTLSCVVVSLFGLAVWQSLDTANVEGWAFYTWMAITCATASTSILCATKYWETQIEIDQTQRRLVMLGIGLLTGLTSIIAANIFHVDLTFANFNRPDTTLAFGLPLPVIPAWLIFFLALFGSLPWWRITDPIRESRLKLWEVGIGLVCAAALSQLLSLPLINACILAGVVSVSVQLAAPWLNQSQRELVCLGAKKLKVG is encoded by the coding sequence TCGCCACGTGAATTTAATCGCTCTCTGGGACATCCAGACCAGCAACTCGAAAGAAAGCTGGGTGGTGATGGAATACGTTCCCGGCCCAAGCCTGCGAGACATCCTGGACGACCATCCGCGCGGCATCCCCGAATCGATGATGAAACTGTGGTTTACTTCAATCGCATCCGGAGTCGCCTATCTGCACCATCGCGGAATCGTGCATCGCGACCTCAAACCCGCCAACGTGTTTCGTGACGACGATGCTCACGTGATCAAAATCGGCGACTACGGACTGTCAAAGTTCATCTCCTGCAATCGTCAGTCTGGCCAAACCGGAACGGTCGGGACGGTGCACTATATGGCACCCGAGATCTCGAAGGGTATCTACGGCAAAGAGATCGACATCTATGCTCTCGGAATCATCCTGTACGAACTGCTCACTGGCGACGTACCGTTCAACGGTGAAACTTCGCAGGAGATCATGTACAAGCACTTGTTGGAAGAAGTCCATTTCGACCAATGCCCGGCGATCTATCGCGATGTTCTCGAAGGTTGTCTGACAAAGAAACCGGAAACCCGTTTCTCAAACGTGGCGGAACTAATGGCCGCAATGCCGTGGCCTGAATTTCAGGGCAAGGACGCCAAGATTCTTTCCTTGCATTCAGTTGGCGTATTTCCTCGACCGGAAAATGTGGCGACTTCCAAGTCGCCATCCGCTTCCGACGCGGTGTCTCCGCAGCAGGGAGCGCGGATCGAACCAATTTTGATCAGCAACCAAAACGAAGTTGCTCACACTCCAGAAATCGTTTTTGGCGCGCTGTCGGACTACGCACCGACGGAAGAAGTGGTGATGCGTGACAAGGACAAACTTCGCCAGCTCCGAAAGACGACGCCTCCGCGCGATTCGCAGCCAGACGACGGCATGGCCGCAGCTCTGGATCCGCCGGCGGGAAAGAAGAAGCTGGCACGACGGACGACTGTCGTGGGCATGGAGCCGGTTGCGTTGATGGGGTCCGAAGAAGTCGTATCGGCCCTCGATGAAATGCTCTCTGGTGCCTCGCCGATTGTCCACGAAGCCAAACCCAAAGGAAAGCTGCTTCGGCTGTCGCAGCGAAAACGAATTTTGGCGAAGAAAGTGGCTCGAAAATGCCACACCATGAACGATCGATTTTCCAGCCACGTATTTGCGACGCCCATTCGGATTGGCTTGCTGGCGATCGCCGCATGGATGATCGTTTCATGGCCACACTGGTTGCCGTGGCTGGTAGTCGTGTTCGCACTCGCGTGGGTTTCATGGATGTTGATGCGAACGTGGGCCGGAAAATCGGAAATTGAGCGACAGGAAAAACGAGTTCGAAAGACCGGCATTCATCCGGCCGCAATTCGAAACTGGATTGAGCAACTACCTGTAACTGACCGATTCACCGAATGGCTGGGTTCAGTACTCGTTGGCACTCTCTCCTGCGTCGTCGTCAGCCTGTTCGGCCTGGCGGTTTGGCAATCTTTGGACACAGCCAACGTTGAAGGATGGGCTTTCTATACGTGGATGGCCATTACCTGTGCCACGGCGTCGACGAGCATCCTGTGCGCCACCAAATACTGGGAAACGCAGATCGAGATTGACCAAACCCAACGGCGGTTGGTGATGCTGGGCATTGGATTGCTGACAGGTTTAACTTCGATTATCGCGGCCAACATCTTCCATGTTGACCTGACGTTTGCAAACTTCAATCGTCCGGACACAACGCTCGCGTTTGGGCTACCTCTGCCAGTCATTCCCGCATGGCTGATCTTTTTTCTTGCCCTGTTCGGATCGCTGCCGTGGTGGCGAATCACTGATCCGATTCGCGAATCGCGACTGAAGTTGTGGGAAGTTGGCATTGGCCTCGTATGCGCAGCAGCACTGTCTCAACTGTTGAGCCTTCCGTTGATCAACGCCTGCATTCTGGCGGGCGTGGTTTCTGTTTCAGTTCAACTGGCGGCGCCTTGGTTGAACCAGTCGCAGCGCGAACTTGTTTGCCTTGGTGCGAAGAAGCTGAAGGTTGGCTGA